A segment of the Brienomyrus brachyistius isolate T26 chromosome 4, BBRACH_0.4, whole genome shotgun sequence genome:
GCCACCTTTGAAACAATCCCCTCATAGCTGTAGGTTGCAAAAATATAACTATCAGATCCCCGTTTAAACAGATTTCCTTCGTTAACGATTATAACCAATAATACTCAACGCGTACAGGTATTTATACAGATCTATGACCTCCAGGGATGTTAATGTTTGATGCATTTGCTACTGGTATTATTTTGTAAAAGAAGGTGTAACGATTACATGCCCTGTGACTGTTTTGCGTAGATCCGGTCAGAGGCGTATTTGAATTTAACGTCAATATTTACTTTGGACGAGATAAGTGCCCCCACGTCGAAAACAACAGTGTTTGATCTTTCATGTacaagaaaaataattttctgtGTTTATTCGCTAGCATCTGCGTCACCCGTTTTTGTTAATGGTGACTTGCGTTTTCGCGGTCGGATGCGACTTCAGTtgtaaaagaaataaataaaatgaatcagGAGAACTGACCTTATTTTTTTGCTTCCGTTATTTGTTGTCTTTTAACGAGGGAACTTAGCTCTGCTAGCTGGTGTCTGAAGGCCTAGATTAAGTGTAGTGCGGTATACTCAATGAAAAGTTCCGTCAAATGGCTTATTATAATTACTCATAAGCTGGTGTAGTATTACCAATAGCGTGTTATACTTTTATCTAGGGTAAACAAGTGCATCAGTGTAAAGAATATTTCCAGGGAAAGTAAAAAAAGTATTGTCTAGCGATGTATGCAAATATCATTCTCTCTGTtctatatagagagagagagagagagagagagagagagagaatgtatAACGCGTTATCAGGCTGTAATTTACTTCTAGGAAATCACTTGTCATTTGGTGATCAGTCCACACCAAAATGGATTGTTAGACTCCCCATGCACTAATATTTATTCTGTAGTCAGTGGATGCAAAGCACTTGCAGATTAGTTTATCATTTTAATCTCCCCATACGTGATATGGTCATACAAACAAAGTCCAACCAGTATTTTCATGCAGACATTCCTACTTTTCTAACACCCCGGTGAATGATTAACACAAAGGAGCATCGTACCACCATGTTCTGAATGTATGAAAGTTATGCAAGACGAGACAAAATAGTTTTTTAATTCTCAAGGTCAGGTTGTGTCAAAAACATGAGGCCCCCCAGAGGGGGTAGATCTGACCCAATACGGCTGGGGTTCTGCCTTTTGACAAACCTCAAACTTAAAACCAGCAAAACATCTCACAGCCTAAAGAGAAACTTATTTTACATCCTACAGAGCTACTCGATGACCAGTTCGTATTTCGTTGCCTCTTCGATGTCCTTCATCAAATTGATCAGCCATTCTGGTACGTCAAGCCCCTGTTGGGGAAAAAAGATCATTAATCTTATGCCTGTACACTTCATGGTCATTTGTATTCAGCGGAGCTTTTACTAAGGATATTATTTCTAAAGATATGGCCTCCCCTTCTCTGCCGATTTACGCCTCTCTCAACCCTTTTCTTCATTTTTGGAGGAAGTCGATGATCCACAGATCTCATTCTCTTTCTCCGCGTAGGTTGGGCCTTTCTGTGCTTTCCAAAGACCTCGAGGGAAAGAGATGTAAATGAATCAGCAATGCAACATTCCAGCTTGCAGGTAGACCCTTTTTAAGGGAGTTCTGGAGGGTCGTTTGCCTACATCCATCGGAGCATCTGCAGCGTCCTCCACTGCATCATATATCAAAGAGGGGCtcacactctgggtgggggtttCCTGAAATGGTTGCCTTGGGAACGTCACAGCATCCTCTGCTTCCTCAGCATCTGGGGTATCCTCTGCCGCTCGCGAGACGTCCATCTGAAGGCGTGGCGAGGATACGGAATGGCTCTTTCCGGAGTCCTCCCCTTCCTCTACAGAGGGCAGTGGTGCAGGATGGTCACGGCCTGGAGAGGCCCTCCTAGATCTGGTGGCCTGGGAGAAGTCACTGCTGGCAGTCTCGGTCCCCGCCAGGTCACTGCCGATGGTGAAGCGGGACTCCtcaggctgggtgggggtgctctGTTTCACTAGGGAGTGGGACCTTCTGCTGGGCCGGCACACCATCAAGAACCAGTCCTCCTCAAGCTCCTCAGATTCCTCAATAGGTTCTAGACCATACATATTTCTTGCAAGGGTCTAAGATCCTTCTTCGGCTTAGC
Coding sequences within it:
- the LOC125740562 gene encoding uncharacterized protein LOC125740562, which encodes MYGLEPIEESEELEEDWFLMVCRPSRRSHSLVKQSTPTQPEESRFTIGSDLAGTETASSDFSQATRSRRASPGRDHPAPLPSVEEGEDSGKSHSVSSPRLQMDVSRAAEDTPDAEEAEDAVTFPRQPFQETPTQSVSPSLIYDAVEDAADAPMDVFGKHRKAQPTRRKRMRSVDHRLPPKMKKRVERGVNRQRRGLDVPEWLINLMKDIEEATKYELVIE